One window of Candidatus Diapherotrites archaeon genomic DNA carries:
- a CDS encoding RHS repeat domain-containing protein has translation MNYQLIKLIIGPIIICLLLATSEPATTAQYTYDTLSRLEQVQYEDGTIIHYTYDAAGNRTAREVIAVT, from the coding sequence ATGAATTATCAGCTTATCAAACTAATTATTGGCCCAATTATTATCTGCCTTCTATTAGCCACCTCTGAGCCGGCCACCACCGCCCAATACACCTACGACACCCTGAGCCGCCTCGAACAGGTGCAGTACGAAGACGGCACCATCATCCACTACACGTACGACGCCGCGGGCAACCGCACCGCCCGGGAGGTGATCGCGGTTAC